A stretch of Buteo buteo chromosome 9, bButBut1.hap1.1, whole genome shotgun sequence DNA encodes these proteins:
- the ASB16 gene encoding ankyrin repeat and SOCS box protein 16: MAQESFAFTSSALRSLRLQRELLEQEDRRRALAWESATRRFLLASPRPPLTPRRRPQYCRDPAVHNALYTGDLLRVKSIFKDETTANLIMETVSEELVWSPEQGLWVLSPRRQQTSALRIAAGRGYGDCARHLVLRGAEVDAVVGGRAPLHDSVAAPRPECTRLLLAFGADPNVLSAEGSAPLHLCTAPDSLPCAELLLAHGARVNLGTRDRQLTALHVAARQGLVAHVELYLRHGADPARRSRQGETPLNAACSAAERPEDAERYYQVVERLLAAGADAGAAGRKDHTPLHNACGNGQARLVRLLLRHGADATVPNCAGYTPMDCALHAVEEYRHQRPEETITLLLNHGAGPVHPKMLKFCCRHPPALEVVLNAYDRIPPAEGWVGTVPPELWEEHRDFYASAVRMAGRPRRLQHLARCAVRWHLGARCHAAVPKLALPPPLRRYLQLPLEGVIS; the protein is encoded by the exons ATGGCCCAGGAATCCTTCGCCTTCACCTCCTCCGCCCTGCGTTCACTGCGGCTCCAGCgagagctgctggagcaggaggatcGCCGGCGAGCCCTGGCTTGGGAATCAGCCACGCGACGGTTCCTGCTGGcgagcccccggccccccctgacgccccgccggcggccccagtactgccggGACCCCGCTGTTCACAACGCCCTGTACACCGGGGACCTCCTGCGTGTCAAGAGCATCTTTAAGGATGAGACCACCGCCAACCTGATCATGGAGACGGTCAGCGAGGAGCTGGTGTGGTCGCCCGAGCAGG ggctgtgggtgctgagcccccGCCGGCAGCAGACCTCGGCCCTGCGCATCGCCGCCGGCCGAGGCTACGGCGACTGTGCCCGGCACCTCGTGCTGCGGGGAGCGGAGGTGGACGCGGTGGTGGGGGGCCGGGCTCCCCTCCACGACAGCGtggccgccccccgccccgaatGCACCCGCCTGCTCCTGGCCTTCGGGGCCGACCCCAACGTGCTGAGCGCCGAGGGCTCGGCCCCGCTGCACCTCTGCACCGCGCCGGACAGCCTCCC GTGcgcggagctgctgctggcacacGGGGCACGGGTGAACCTGGGGACGAGGGACCGGCAGCTGACGGCCCTGCACGTGGCGGCGCGGCAGGGGCTGGTGGCCCACGTGGAGCTGTACCTGCGCCACGGCGCCGATCCCGCCCGTCGCAGCCGCCAAGGCGAGACCCCCCTCAACGCCGCCTGCTCGGCCGCCGAGCGCCCCGAGGACGCCGAGCGTTACTACCAGGTGGTCGAGCGGTTGTTGGCGGCCGGTGCCGATGCCGGTGCCGCCGGCCGCAAGGATCACACGCCGTTGCACAACGCCTGCGGTAACGGGCAAGCCCGGTTGGTGCGGCTGCTGTTGCGGCACGGGGCCGATGCCACCGTCCCCAACTGCGCCGGTTACACCCCCATGGACTGCGCCCTCCACGCCGTCGAGGAATACCGGCACCAGCGCCCCGAGGAAACCATCACCCTCCTCCTCAACCACGGCGCCGGCCCCGTCCACCCCAAG ATGCTCAAATTCTGCTGCCGCCACCCGCCGGCGCTGGAGGTGGTTCTCAACGCCTACGACCGCATTCCCCCCGCCGAGGGCTGGGTGGGGACCGTGCCCCCGGAGCTGTGGGAG GAGCACCGGGATTTCTACGCCTCGGCGGTGCGCATGGCAGGCCGGCCGCGCCGGCTGCAGCACCTGGCCCGCTGCGCCGTCCGGTGGCACCTGGGCGCCCGCTGCCACGCCGCCGTCCCCAAACTGGCCCTGCCACCCCCCCTGCGACGCTACCTCCAGCTGCCCCTCGAGGGGGTCATCTCCTga
- the HROB gene encoding homologous recombination OB-fold protein isoform X2: MACRLQKLFGTDGDLADEDFLSAVEDAENQFVVPRRLSPSDSPVSPSVQSPASSLQPLRALGPQLGHYAGKPPGLRPLARQGEQPAGCQGPPARGAAPQDELDNDLFLAACMELEGPELPVGAGAARPPPGRWEKPPQIRMGQESPQEWGAPKKLRVGEELVSPGSGGLEDRQDPLPAPQAAPAPKLVLRPSAAGACPPRPPTIPLGKPGGSWGSVPAPRGPAPRPFQASPRRPGVSSSSAGLRVPRTPMAQTPRQSCPPPRLPPGPPTNPPALMSCVEPPPRQPPRPAPGSLQTPVVTNHLVQLVTAASKAPGAAPRLPQQGKTRRFPGPAGILPQQHAGKLLEEILVSAPQTPAHGAVAKPRTEGLPSSSPPTEEDFGKGPWLAMKTELGLDERDPGCFLRTYSVVMVLRKAALKQLPKNKVPSMAVMIKTLTRTNVDAGAVFRDPTGEIQGTVHRLLLEERQSELRPGSVLLLKQVGVFSPSHRNHYLNVTPNNLLKIYPPEPEGSYSQSSPSQQKVPAQAGLLLDHPAQSLRHVPAPGDWGRSRMGSHSTEQSPGGFSLYPQSPGPGREEPVGADVCDMDDLDGLLGELPEDFFSTLAQADCC, translated from the exons ATG gcCTGCCGCCTCCAGAAGCTGTTCGGGACCGACGGGGACCTGGCGGACGAG GATTTCCTCTCCGCCGTGGAGGACGCAGAGAACCAGTTCGTGGTCCCCAGACGTTTGTCACCCAGCGATAGCCCAGTCTCTCCCAGTGTGCAGTCTCCAGCTTCCAGCCTGCAGCCCCTCCGCGCATTGGGACCCCAGCTCGGTCACTATGCCGGTAAACCCCCCGGCCTGCGGCCCCTCGCCAGGCAGGGGGAACAGCCTGCGGGCTGCCAGGGACCCCCGGCCAGGGGAGCAGCCCCCCAGGATGAGCTGGACAACGATCTCTTCCTGGCTGCCTGCATGGAGCTGGAGGGCCCTGAGCTGCCGGTGGGGGCCGGTGCTGCCCGGCCACCCCCAGGCCGGTGGGAGAAGCCCCCGCAGATACGCATGGGGCAGGAGAGCCCCCAGGAATGGGGGGCCCCCAAGAAGCTGCgggtgggagaggagctggTCTCCCCTGGCTCTGGGGGGCTGGAGGACAGGCAGGACCcactccctgccccacaggcagctcctgctcctaAGCTGGTGCTGCGGCCCAGCGCAGCTGGTGCctgcccccccagaccccccaccATCCCCCTGGGAAAACCAGGTGGCTCCTGGGgctctgtccctgctcccagggGTCCAGCCCCGAGGCCTTTCCAAGCATCCCCACGTCGGCCAGGAGTGAGCAGCTCCTCCGCGGGGCTGCGGGTGCCCCGGACCCCCATGGCGCAGACTCCTCGGCAgagctgccccccaccccggctgCCCCCTGGGCCTCCCACCAACCCGCCAGCCTTGATGAGTTGTGTGGAGCCCCCACCGAGGCAGCCGCCCAGGCCGGCCCCAGGCAGCCTGCAGACGCCAGTGGTCACCAACCACCTCGTGCAGTTGGTGACGGCAGCCAGCAAAGcacctggggctgccccccgTCTCCCACAGCAGGGGAAGACTCGCCGGTTTCCGGGGCCTGCCGGGATCCTGCCTCAGCAG CACGCCGggaagctgctggaggagatCCTTGTTTCTGCTCCCCAAACTCCGGCTCACGGGGCTGTGGCGAAGCCGCGGACAGAG GGACTGCCCAGCTCCTCGCCACCCACAGAAGAGGATTTTGGGAAGGGCCCCTGGCTTGCCATGAAGACAGAGCTGGGGCTGGACGAGAGGGACCCTGGCTGCTTCCTCAGGACCTACAGTGTGGTCATGGTGCTGCGGAAG GCAGCCTTGAAGCAGCTCCCGAAGAACAAGGTCCCCAGCATGGCAGTAATGATCAAGACCCTGACCAGGACCAATGTCGATGCTGGTGCTGTGTTCAGGGACCCGACTG GAGAAATACAGGGCACGGTGCATCGCCTGCTGCTGGAAGAGAGACAGAGCGAGCTCAGGCCTGGCTCGGTGCTGCTCCTGAAGCAG GTGGGCGTCTTCTCCCCGTCCCACCGCAACCACTACCTCAACGTCACCCCCAACAACCTGCTCAAGATCTACCCACCGGAGCCCGAGGGCAGCTACTCACAGTCGTCGCCGTCGCAGCAGAAG gtccctgcccaggctgggctACTCCTGGACCACCCCGCACAATCCCTCCGGCATGTCCCTGCCCCTGGGGACTGGGGACGATCGAGGATGGGCAGCCACAGCACAGAGCAGTCTCCTGGGGGCTTCTCCCTGTACCCGCAGAGCCCCGGGCCTGGGCGAGAAGAGCCAGTGGGAGCTGACGTCTGCGACATGG ATGACCTGGATGggctgctgggagagctgcctgaGGATTTCTTCTCCACTCTGGCCCAAGCTGACTGCTGCTGA
- the HROB gene encoding homologous recombination OB-fold protein isoform X1 encodes MDFLSAVEDAENQFVVPRRLSPSDSPVSPSVQSPASSLQPLRALGPQLGHYAGKPPGLRPLARQGEQPAGCQGPPARGAAPQDELDNDLFLAACMELEGPELPVGAGAARPPPGRWEKPPQIRMGQESPQEWGAPKKLRVGEELVSPGSGGLEDRQDPLPAPQAAPAPKLVLRPSAAGACPPRPPTIPLGKPGGSWGSVPAPRGPAPRPFQASPRRPGVSSSSAGLRVPRTPMAQTPRQSCPPPRLPPGPPTNPPALMSCVEPPPRQPPRPAPGSLQTPVVTNHLVQLVTAASKAPGAAPRLPQQGKTRRFPGPAGILPQQHAGKLLEEILVSAPQTPAHGAVAKPRTEGLPSSSPPTEEDFGKGPWLAMKTELGLDERDPGCFLRTYSVVMVLRKAALKQLPKNKVPSMAVMIKTLTRTNVDAGAVFRDPTGEIQGTVHRLLLEERQSELRPGSVLLLKQVGVFSPSHRNHYLNVTPNNLLKIYPPEPEGSYSQSSPSQQKVPAQAGLLLDHPAQSLRHVPAPGDWGRSRMGSHSTEQSPGGFSLYPQSPGPGREEPVGADVCDMDDLDGLLGELPEDFFSTLAQADCC; translated from the exons ATG GATTTCCTCTCCGCCGTGGAGGACGCAGAGAACCAGTTCGTGGTCCCCAGACGTTTGTCACCCAGCGATAGCCCAGTCTCTCCCAGTGTGCAGTCTCCAGCTTCCAGCCTGCAGCCCCTCCGCGCATTGGGACCCCAGCTCGGTCACTATGCCGGTAAACCCCCCGGCCTGCGGCCCCTCGCCAGGCAGGGGGAACAGCCTGCGGGCTGCCAGGGACCCCCGGCCAGGGGAGCAGCCCCCCAGGATGAGCTGGACAACGATCTCTTCCTGGCTGCCTGCATGGAGCTGGAGGGCCCTGAGCTGCCGGTGGGGGCCGGTGCTGCCCGGCCACCCCCAGGCCGGTGGGAGAAGCCCCCGCAGATACGCATGGGGCAGGAGAGCCCCCAGGAATGGGGGGCCCCCAAGAAGCTGCgggtgggagaggagctggTCTCCCCTGGCTCTGGGGGGCTGGAGGACAGGCAGGACCcactccctgccccacaggcagctcctgctcctaAGCTGGTGCTGCGGCCCAGCGCAGCTGGTGCctgcccccccagaccccccaccATCCCCCTGGGAAAACCAGGTGGCTCCTGGGgctctgtccctgctcccagggGTCCAGCCCCGAGGCCTTTCCAAGCATCCCCACGTCGGCCAGGAGTGAGCAGCTCCTCCGCGGGGCTGCGGGTGCCCCGGACCCCCATGGCGCAGACTCCTCGGCAgagctgccccccaccccggctgCCCCCTGGGCCTCCCACCAACCCGCCAGCCTTGATGAGTTGTGTGGAGCCCCCACCGAGGCAGCCGCCCAGGCCGGCCCCAGGCAGCCTGCAGACGCCAGTGGTCACCAACCACCTCGTGCAGTTGGTGACGGCAGCCAGCAAAGcacctggggctgccccccgTCTCCCACAGCAGGGGAAGACTCGCCGGTTTCCGGGGCCTGCCGGGATCCTGCCTCAGCAG CACGCCGggaagctgctggaggagatCCTTGTTTCTGCTCCCCAAACTCCGGCTCACGGGGCTGTGGCGAAGCCGCGGACAGAG GGACTGCCCAGCTCCTCGCCACCCACAGAAGAGGATTTTGGGAAGGGCCCCTGGCTTGCCATGAAGACAGAGCTGGGGCTGGACGAGAGGGACCCTGGCTGCTTCCTCAGGACCTACAGTGTGGTCATGGTGCTGCGGAAG GCAGCCTTGAAGCAGCTCCCGAAGAACAAGGTCCCCAGCATGGCAGTAATGATCAAGACCCTGACCAGGACCAATGTCGATGCTGGTGCTGTGTTCAGGGACCCGACTG GAGAAATACAGGGCACGGTGCATCGCCTGCTGCTGGAAGAGAGACAGAGCGAGCTCAGGCCTGGCTCGGTGCTGCTCCTGAAGCAG GTGGGCGTCTTCTCCCCGTCCCACCGCAACCACTACCTCAACGTCACCCCCAACAACCTGCTCAAGATCTACCCACCGGAGCCCGAGGGCAGCTACTCACAGTCGTCGCCGTCGCAGCAGAAG gtccctgcccaggctgggctACTCCTGGACCACCCCGCACAATCCCTCCGGCATGTCCCTGCCCCTGGGGACTGGGGACGATCGAGGATGGGCAGCCACAGCACAGAGCAGTCTCCTGGGGGCTTCTCCCTGTACCCGCAGAGCCCCGGGCCTGGGCGAGAAGAGCCAGTGGGAGCTGACGTCTGCGACATGG ATGACCTGGATGggctgctgggagagctgcctgaGGATTTCTTCTCCACTCTGGCCCAAGCTGACTGCTGCTGA